A window of Vescimonas fastidiosa contains these coding sequences:
- a CDS encoding TetR/AcrR family transcriptional regulator: protein MDAIMTKRQEKSRTNYNAVLDTSIVLFNKKGYKDTTIKDICEATGLSNGSVYHLFRNKDDILRHIYERDINISIGLTQDLEQKVQDPYHYLLNFMLDVQRLWEKTGPMLLSNKSHWTTSRTSLGCSPIQREELHTFITLAQERGTIANTSDPATLVEFLFTMQRGILYGWIIRDDFDMDMYAETFWPPVIRTLISGELSF, encoded by the coding sequence ATGGATGCAATTATGACAAAACGGCAGGAAAAGAGCCGTACCAATTATAACGCCGTATTGGACACCTCAATAGTCCTTTTCAATAAAAAAGGGTATAAGGACACTACAATAAAGGACATCTGTGAAGCGACCGGGCTTTCCAATGGTTCGGTCTACCATCTTTTCCGTAACAAGGATGACATTCTGCGGCATATTTATGAGCGGGACATCAATATATCCATCGGACTCACGCAGGATTTGGAGCAAAAAGTGCAGGATCCTTATCACTACCTGCTAAACTTCATGCTTGATGTTCAGAGACTCTGGGAAAAGACAGGGCCCATGCTGTTGAGCAACAAGTCTCACTGGACCACCTCGCGTACCTCATTGGGATGCAGCCCCATTCAGCGAGAAGAATTACACACTTTTATCACTTTGGCACAGGAGCGCGGCACCATTGCTAACACCTCTGATCCGGCTACTTTGGTTGAGTTTTTGTTTACTATGCAGCGCGGCATCCTGTATGGGTGGATCATCCGTGACGACTTTGACATGGATATGTATGCCGAGACCTTTTGGCCTCCTGTAATCCGTACACTCATCAGTGGTGAGCTCAGCTTTTGA
- a CDS encoding sodium:solute symporter family protein: MTPKALTTVLATLAILAASFILSLLVSRRGKKASTGDATDDWNIGGRSLPLFVVIGTQFASAMGGGVLVGQVGNAYNNGLAMLIYSFFAVLPFLIFMLIGNWIRANEFETIPDMLGSFCDNDLFVRILSSVLTILVPFGWLINQLTAFAKIYREITGIPLEILIVSMAVISILFVMPAGMKTVAWTDFFFACFMILMMVVTFVFVAKNGGSLAEVKAALPEEIIGFPKGFVSVGWTTIFLWIFSTVPGGMTNQMYFQRICAIKEKKQINKSLAITCIVTLIALGWSCFLGMGIRAMNPNIEGENATGWLLTQLPVWLIALFAGLIVATIMSTISSAAQSVVVNITHDIYQQLHPEVSSQKALKLSRLLSVLVMAVACVLAILFPHVLTVLVTTYAYSAAGLAAPMYLGYALRKKNKVTTMGLRASMICGILGCIISTLLKSTIPYVIWGILASVVALFLVSALTKGSAKALEE, translated from the coding sequence ATGACTCCAAAAGCACTGACTACCGTTTTGGCAACCTTAGCGATCCTCGCAGCGAGCTTTATTCTGTCGCTGCTTGTCAGCCGCAGGGGTAAAAAAGCCTCAACGGGTGACGCAACCGACGACTGGAATATCGGCGGACGCAGTTTGCCGCTGTTTGTTGTAATCGGCACCCAGTTCGCCAGCGCCATGGGCGGCGGCGTGCTGGTCGGCCAGGTGGGCAACGCCTATAACAACGGCTTGGCGATGCTGATTTATTCATTCTTTGCGGTGTTACCGTTTCTGATTTTTATGCTGATCGGCAACTGGATCCGCGCAAACGAATTTGAAACCATTCCCGATATGCTGGGCAGTTTTTGCGACAACGACCTCTTTGTCCGGATACTGTCCTCTGTCCTGACCATTCTTGTCCCCTTCGGCTGGCTGATTAACCAGTTGACGGCGTTTGCGAAAATCTATCGTGAGATCACCGGCATCCCTCTGGAGATACTGATCGTATCCATGGCCGTTATCAGTATTCTTTTCGTGATGCCCGCCGGCATGAAAACCGTGGCCTGGACAGACTTCTTCTTTGCCTGCTTCATGATTCTGATGATGGTCGTCACCTTCGTTTTTGTGGCGAAAAACGGTGGCTCCCTGGCAGAGGTCAAGGCGGCGCTTCCCGAGGAGATCATCGGCTTCCCCAAAGGCTTTGTCAGCGTGGGCTGGACCACCATCTTCCTGTGGATATTCTCCACCGTGCCGGGCGGCATGACCAATCAGATGTATTTCCAGCGTATCTGCGCTATTAAGGAAAAAAAGCAAATTAATAAAAGCCTTGCCATCACCTGCATCGTTACGCTGATCGCCCTGGGCTGGTCTTGCTTCCTGGGCATGGGCATCCGCGCCATGAATCCCAACATCGAGGGCGAAAATGCCACCGGCTGGCTGCTGACCCAGTTGCCCGTTTGGCTCATTGCGCTGTTCGCCGGTCTGATCGTAGCCACGATCATGTCCACCATCAGCTCCGCCGCGCAGTCTGTGGTGGTGAACATCACCCACGACATCTACCAGCAGCTCCATCCCGAGGTCAGCAGTCAAAAGGCGCTGAAGCTCTCCCGCCTGCTGTCGGTGCTGGTCATGGCGGTGGCCTGCGTGCTGGCCATTCTCTTCCCCCATGTGCTGACCGTTCTCGTCACTACCTACGCCTACTCCGCCGCCGGTCTTGCCGCGCCCATGTATCTGGGCTACGCCCTGCGCAAAAAGAACAAGGTCACGACCATGGGGCTTCGGGCCAGCATGATTTGCGGCATTCTGGGATGCATTATCAGCACACTGCTGAAGTCCACGATTCCCTATGTGATCTGGGGCATTCTGGCCTCTGTCGTAGCCCTGTTCTTGGTCAGCGCCCTGACCAAGGGTTCCGCAAAGGCCTTGGAAGAATAA
- a CDS encoding cyclase family protein: protein MANLALWNLVSELKSEKYKWVDLTHELSPETPHWYGFNPLEAKLLFDYVEGTPEDMMAPMRCFQVSVASQYGTHVDVPRHFWGEGRSMESIDVTEMVMPLVVVDKSKECAANPDFMLTIDDLKAWEAEYGQIPAGSFVAFRSDWHKKGTNLDNPDENGVPHYPGWDVEAIRWLVEERNIASIGHEPADTDPGFVTTKPDAYPYPGEQYILEVNRFQIEVMRNLDQCPAVGAMIVCAFPKLKDGVGFPARCFAICPAE, encoded by the coding sequence ATGGCAAACCTTGCACTGTGGAATCTGGTAAGTGAACTGAAGTCTGAAAAGTACAAGTGGGTCGACCTGACCCATGAGCTGAGCCCCGAGACCCCCCATTGGTACGGTTTCAATCCTTTGGAAGCAAAACTGCTGTTTGACTATGTGGAAGGCACCCCTGAGGATATGATGGCTCCCATGCGCTGTTTCCAGGTCAGCGTGGCCAGCCAGTACGGCACCCATGTGGATGTTCCCCGTCACTTCTGGGGCGAAGGCCGCTCTATGGAATCCATTGATGTCACCGAGATGGTAATGCCTCTGGTGGTGGTGGATAAGTCCAAAGAGTGTGCTGCGAATCCCGACTTTATGCTGACCATCGACGATCTGAAGGCCTGGGAGGCTGAGTACGGCCAGATCCCCGCCGGCAGCTTTGTGGCTTTCCGCAGCGACTGGCACAAGAAAGGAACCAACCTGGACAATCCCGATGAAAATGGTGTGCCCCACTATCCCGGCTGGGATGTAGAGGCCATCCGCTGGCTGGTAGAAGAGCGCAATATCGCCTCGATCGGTCACGAGCCCGCCGACACCGATCCCGGTTTCGTTACCACCAAGCCCGACGCCTATCCCTATCCCGGTGAGCAGTACATCCTGGAGGTAAACCGTTTCCAGATTGAGGTCATGCGCAACCTGGATCAGTGCCCTGCCGTGGGTGCTATGATCGTGTGCGCTTTCCCCAAGCTGAAAGACGGCGTAGGTTTCCCCGCCCGCTGCTTTGCCATCTGCCCCGCAGAATAA
- a CDS encoding NAD(P)/FAD-dependent oxidoreductase: MDKLFTPGKIGKLTIKNRAVLAPMQMMYGEHQGYAGEKAIAYYEERARGGVGLIIVEGVNVDEVNNKPWNLQMSLASDKYTASFQPLTEAIHKYDCRCFVQLHHYGAKSAPTAAGKAWAASEVPVAPGGPSAHKMTVEEIKIVEQRFIDAAVRAQKAGFDGVELAGSHGYLLHQFLSPYYNDRADEYGGSIENCLRIYTEIVQGIKARLGKDFPVSVRFCGDEFTPHIPKTRTVEDAAAIARVLEAAGADVLNVSNGNNFNANANCEPYSYDSFWKAHVTRAVKEAISIPLIATNTIKDPLVAEETLEKGLCDFVALGRALIADPFFMKKAAKGDVVGIRKCIGCMYCREQLYAQLPVKCALNPRVGYESVYPLVPEQDGAGRVVAVIGGGPAGMQSAVTLAKRGFDVTLFEKEDTLGGTMNLADKGPHKEKIARFVETMKAEVERAGVKVLLGKAPSIDEVKALAPEGVVMAAGAAPIVPRIPGVDKPHVCTAYDVISGDVKVSGKVALIGSGITGLECAEMMLNEGCQVAMIEMLDAVGTGMFSVIINDIMSRIKPKDPTMYLHTMLTEIGDGYVMVKDVKTGEEKRIEADHVVLSLGVAPRADVLAEYRSAFKNVICVGDNAQRGRIPHATKEGYIKSLVFLKD, from the coding sequence ATGGATAAACTCTTTACTCCCGGCAAGATCGGTAAACTGACCATCAAGAACCGTGCTGTACTGGCCCCCATGCAGATGATGTATGGCGAACACCAGGGTTATGCCGGCGAAAAGGCTATCGCCTATTATGAAGAGCGTGCCCGGGGCGGCGTGGGCCTGATTATCGTCGAGGGTGTGAATGTGGACGAGGTGAACAATAAGCCCTGGAATTTGCAGATGTCCCTGGCTAGTGACAAGTACACCGCCTCCTTCCAACCCCTGACCGAGGCCATCCACAAGTACGACTGCCGCTGCTTTGTCCAGCTGCACCACTACGGCGCCAAAAGCGCCCCTACCGCAGCCGGCAAGGCCTGGGCCGCCAGCGAGGTGCCTGTAGCTCCCGGTGGTCCCTCTGCCCACAAGATGACGGTCGAGGAAATCAAAATCGTGGAACAGCGCTTCATTGACGCCGCTGTCCGTGCCCAAAAGGCTGGCTTTGACGGCGTAGAGCTGGCCGGTAGTCACGGCTACTTGCTCCACCAATTCCTCAGCCCCTATTATAATGACCGCGCTGACGAATACGGCGGCAGTATTGAGAACTGTCTGCGCATCTACACCGAGATCGTCCAGGGCATCAAAGCCCGCCTGGGAAAAGATTTCCCCGTATCCGTTCGTTTCTGCGGCGACGAGTTCACCCCCCACATCCCCAAGACCCGCACCGTGGAAGATGCCGCCGCTATCGCTCGGGTGCTGGAGGCCGCTGGTGCCGATGTGCTAAATGTGTCCAATGGCAATAACTTTAATGCCAATGCCAACTGCGAGCCCTACTCCTACGACTCCTTCTGGAAAGCACATGTTACCCGCGCCGTGAAGGAGGCCATCTCCATCCCCCTGATCGCCACCAACACCATCAAGGACCCGCTGGTAGCCGAGGAGACACTGGAAAAAGGCCTGTGCGATTTCGTGGCCCTGGGCCGCGCCCTGATCGCCGACCCCTTCTTCATGAAAAAGGCTGCCAAAGGTGATGTGGTAGGTATCCGTAAATGTATCGGCTGCATGTACTGCCGCGAACAGCTTTACGCCCAGTTGCCTGTCAAGTGCGCACTGAATCCCCGTGTGGGATACGAGAGTGTCTATCCTCTTGTCCCGGAACAGGATGGGGCGGGCCGTGTAGTTGCCGTCATCGGCGGCGGCCCCGCCGGTATGCAGAGCGCTGTGACCCTGGCAAAGCGAGGCTTCGATGTGACGCTGTTTGAGAAGGAAGATACCCTGGGCGGCACCATGAACTTAGCTGACAAGGGCCCCCACAAAGAGAAGATCGCCCGCTTTGTGGAGACCATGAAGGCTGAGGTGGAACGCGCCGGCGTAAAAGTTCTATTGGGGAAAGCCCCCTCGATCGACGAGGTAAAGGCGCTGGCCCCGGAGGGTGTTGTGATGGCGGCCGGTGCCGCCCCCATCGTTCCCCGCATCCCCGGCGTGGATAAGCCGCATGTATGCACCGCTTACGATGTGATCTCCGGTGATGTGAAGGTCAGCGGCAAGGTAGCTCTGATCGGCTCGGGCATCACGGGCCTGGAGTGCGCCGAGATGATGCTCAACGAGGGCTGTCAGGTAGCTATGATAGAGATGCTGGATGCCGTGGGCACCGGGATGTTCTCCGTCATCATCAACGACATAATGAGCCGCATCAAACCCAAGGACCCCACCATGTACCTGCACACCATGCTCACCGAGATCGGCGATGGCTATGTGATGGTCAAAGATGTAAAGACCGGAGAAGAAAAACGCATTGAGGCCGACCATGTGGTGCTCTCCCTGGGCGTAGCTCCCCGGGCTGATGTGCTGGCTGAGTACCGCAGCGCTTTCAAAAATGTGATCTGCGTGGGTGACAATGCCCAGCGGGGCCGTATCCCCCACGCCACCAAAGAGGGCTACATCAAGTCCCTGGTGTTTTTGAAGGATTGA
- a CDS encoding ornithine cyclodeaminase family protein, giving the protein MEHKTLLLNQSDINSLITMKDIVEIVDKTFVGFGEGTTINPTKVNLDLGETASYPDYHGFMNAMPAYIGWEDIAGIKWAGGFLGKRREMGLPYVTAMILLIDPTIGEFKCVMDGALITNLRTGAQAAVAAKYMFPNKKEISIGLYGAGMQGHMQTLAFAELFDIKELRVYDLYPAAAEKFKEDMKDAVKGDIIVCSDPKDASIGDVVVGFTQSKDKYIKDEWIKPGQIVFPMGSYTECEDALLLNADKIIVDHVGQCMHRGALHDVVADGKLKEEDIYATIGDVAVGRKPTDAANERIICVPIGTGAMDIAVAGIVYKRALEKGLGGTFEFL; this is encoded by the coding sequence ATGGAACACAAAACCCTGCTTCTGAATCAGTCTGACATTAACAGCCTCATCACAATGAAGGACATCGTCGAGATCGTAGACAAGACCTTTGTCGGCTTCGGCGAGGGCACGACCATCAACCCCACCAAGGTCAACCTGGACCTGGGCGAAACGGCCTCTTATCCTGATTACCACGGCTTTATGAATGCCATGCCTGCCTACATCGGCTGGGAGGACATTGCCGGTATCAAGTGGGCCGGCGGCTTTTTGGGCAAGCGCCGTGAAATGGGCCTGCCCTATGTAACGGCCATGATCCTGCTGATCGATCCCACCATCGGCGAGTTCAAGTGCGTAATGGACGGTGCTCTGATTACCAACCTCCGCACCGGTGCCCAGGCCGCCGTAGCCGCCAAGTATATGTTCCCCAACAAGAAGGAGATCTCCATCGGTCTGTATGGCGCCGGTATGCAGGGCCATATGCAGACCCTGGCCTTCGCCGAGCTCTTTGACATCAAGGAGCTGCGGGTGTACGATCTCTATCCCGCCGCCGCCGAGAAGTTCAAGGAGGACATGAAGGATGCCGTCAAGGGCGACATCATCGTCTGCTCCGATCCTAAGGATGCCTCTATCGGCGATGTGGTGGTGGGCTTCACCCAGTCCAAGGACAAGTACATCAAGGACGAGTGGATCAAGCCCGGCCAGATCGTTTTCCCCATGGGCTCCTACACCGAGTGCGAGGATGCTCTGCTGCTGAATGCGGATAAGATCATCGTTGACCATGTGGGTCAGTGCATGCACCGCGGCGCGCTGCACGATGTGGTGGCCGACGGCAAGCTGAAGGAAGAAGACATCTATGCCACCATCGGCGATGTGGCCGTGGGCAGAAAGCCCACTGATGCAGCCAATGAGCGCATTATCTGCGTGCCCATCGGCACCGGCGCCATGGATATCGCCGTGGCCGGTATCGTCTATAAGCGCGCCCTTGAGAAGGGCCTGGGCGGCACCTTTGAGTTCCTGTAA
- a CDS encoding AbrB/MazE/SpoVT family DNA-binding domain-containing protein: protein MKATGIVRRIDDLGRVVIPKEIRRTMRIREGDPSQMTLEQWEKFCFAMLALSKRWGVDDT, encoded by the coding sequence ATGAAAGCAACCGGAATCGTGCGCCGCATCGACGACCTTGGCCGCGTGGTGATCCCCAAAGAGATCCGCCGTACCATGCGTATCCGCGAGGGCGACCCGTCACAGATGACATTGGAACAATGGGAAAAGTTCTGCTTTGCGATGTTAGCTTTGTCAAAAAGGTGGGGGGTGGATGATACATAA
- a CDS encoding GntR family transcriptional regulator — MAVLTIRQQLYRTLKQRILDGVYPPGAHLNIDIIAKEQGVSNSPLREAMTLLVKDRLVENRPNAGMYVIEITPQLYRELVDTINIWIEGAYRLCLKYGKTECLLALMEERLRALKKVIRRGTDRERIFAILDFQRCFVTATENTVFISSFGSEFDRLCLAYYYNHLGREIDWDINVQRAATIIDAVKSGLVDTVSDMIWTWSVPHFEANQIPEE; from the coding sequence ATGGCAGTTTTGACAATTCGCCAGCAGCTATACCGGACCCTGAAGCAGCGCATTCTCGATGGGGTATACCCTCCGGGAGCGCACCTGAATATCGACATTATTGCCAAGGAGCAGGGGGTAAGCAATTCTCCGCTCCGGGAGGCTATGACCCTTTTGGTAAAGGACCGGCTGGTGGAAAACCGCCCAAACGCGGGGATGTATGTGATTGAGATCACGCCGCAGCTTTACCGTGAGCTGGTGGACACCATCAACATCTGGATCGAGGGCGCTTACCGTCTCTGCCTGAAATACGGGAAAACTGAATGTCTTTTGGCTCTGATGGAGGAGCGGCTTCGGGCACTAAAAAAGGTCATTCGCCGCGGGACGGACAGAGAGAGAATCTTTGCAATCCTGGATTTTCAGCGGTGCTTTGTCACGGCCACCGAAAATACGGTGTTTATCTCCTCCTTCGGCAGCGAATTTGACAGGCTGTGTCTGGCCTACTACTATAACCATCTTGGCCGCGAGATCGACTGGGATATAAATGTGCAGCGCGCCGCTACGATTATTGACGCAGTGAAAAGCGGCCTGGTGGATACCGTAAGCGACATGATTTGGACCTGGTCGGTTCCCCATTTTGAGGCGAATCAAATACCGGAAGAATAA
- a CDS encoding peroxidase-related enzyme (This protein belongs to a clade of uncharacterized proteins related to peroxidases such as the alkylhydroperoxidase AhpD.) has protein sequence MALEFNEQLSRLQKPDRAEMTDEEYAVFAKNVEVMEKNWGFINNLFKVLPLNAKQYIGFLNFKGSLFNDSCWLTDAQKEMIGVVVSSYNCCSYCLTTHGDNLRGMWKNAELVDKLSYNYRSCKGLLSDVDYALCEYAWFVTANPREIDAVQVEKLREVGLNDHEILEAAFVAGFFNYTNRWVSTIAPVANSGHFSHNRNFD, from the coding sequence ATGGCACTGGAATTTAATGAACAGCTTTCTCGCCTGCAAAAACCCGACCGTGCGGAAATGACCGATGAGGAATACGCCGTATTTGCAAAAAATGTAGAAGTGATGGAAAAAAACTGGGGGTTCATCAACAACCTTTTCAAGGTGTTGCCTCTGAACGCCAAGCAGTACATCGGATTTTTGAACTTCAAGGGCTCTCTTTTCAATGATAGTTGTTGGCTCACCGATGCCCAGAAAGAAATGATCGGCGTCGTGGTGTCCAGCTACAACTGCTGCTCTTATTGTCTGACCACCCACGGCGATAACCTGCGTGGTATGTGGAAGAATGCTGAACTGGTGGATAAGCTGTCTTATAATTACCGTTCCTGCAAAGGTTTGCTCTCCGATGTTGATTATGCATTGTGCGAGTACGCATGGTTTGTTACTGCCAACCCCCGTGAGATTGATGCCGTACAGGTTGAGAAGCTGCGTGAAGTTGGTTTAAATGACCATGAGATTCTGGAGGCTGCTTTTGTGGCTGGTTTCTTCAACTACACGAATCGCTGGGTAAGCACTATTGCCCCGGTTGCTAACTCTGGCCATTTTTCTCACAATCGCAACTTTGATTAA
- a CDS encoding prenyltransferase/squalene oxidase repeat-containing protein translates to MEIFVQEQGKLVTVWLTREKLIQVILDAQLNDGGWTLSGTKADPDMTAMAIQALAPYYKTNETVKAAVDKALEALSTLQRNDGGFGSWGTVNSEYCDQVIVALTALGIDPATDSRFIKNGHTVLDALAGFYVTGGGFRHTAGGERNGMATEQGYYALAAYYRFVNAQTRLYDMTDVAIQTGGSNTPATGDTGVLVWVIALPVTALAAAFVLKRKEQEA, encoded by the coding sequence GTGGAGATTTTTGTGCAGGAGCAAGGGAAACTGGTAACGGTCTGGCTGACCCGGGAGAAGCTGATTCAGGTCATCCTGGATGCCCAGCTCAACGACGGCGGCTGGACCCTCAGCGGCACCAAGGCTGACCCCGACATGACCGCTATGGCCATCCAGGCCCTGGCCCCTTACTACAAGACCAACGAGACCGTGAAGGCCGCTGTGGATAAGGCTCTGGAGGCCCTTTCCACCCTGCAGCGCAATGACGGCGGCTTTGGCAGCTGGGGCACCGTGAACAGCGAGTACTGCGATCAGGTCATCGTGGCCCTGACGGCCCTGGGTATTGATCCTGCCACCGACAGCCGGTTCATCAAGAACGGCCACACCGTACTGGACGCTCTGGCCGGGTTCTATGTCACCGGCGGCGGCTTCCGGCACACTGCTGGCGGCGAGCGGAACGGCATGGCCACCGAGCAGGGCTACTACGCCCTGGCGGCCTACTACCGCTTCGTAAACGCCCAGACCCGGCTCTATGACATGACCGATGTGGCCATTCAGACCGGCGGCAGCAATACCCCCGCCACCGGCGATACCGGCGTGCTGGTTTGGGTCATCGCCCTGCCCGTGACGGCCTTGGCCGCAGCGTTTGTCCTGAAGCGCAAGGAGCAGGAGGCGTAA
- a CDS encoding aminotransferase class V-fold PLP-dependent enzyme, which yields MIYLDNGATTFPKPEVVYQAMDTFARTGAVNAGRGAYAAARAADQMIKNVRAGLISLMDAREQAQVVLTPSVTIALNQIIYGQAWTENSIAYVSPYEHNSVLRPLHVLSQKIGFQVLELPLAEDLSIDLAKTAAMFEKNPPSFVAVTAVSNVTGYILPHREIFRLARRYGAFNLLDGSQAVGLIRLPFAQTMADAICFAGHKTLYGPFGIAGFLIKNSAKLQVTLAGGTGTKSEDLSMPTSLPGSMEAGSKDTVAIAGLEAALKWLPSIKPLEHERAMAAHFIEEAGKIDGVELYCAPGGLQNQAGVVSFGVRGFKAIEVAAILDNKYDIAVRAGHHCAALIHQHLGSNKYAGTVRVSPGYFNTIEDIDVLLTALRNLDRSQLESVADDILRGAC from the coding sequence GTGATCTATCTTGACAACGGAGCAACCACTTTCCCTAAGCCAGAAGTGGTCTATCAGGCCATGGACACCTTTGCCCGTACCGGTGCAGTGAACGCAGGTCGCGGTGCCTACGCCGCCGCCCGTGCCGCTGACCAGATGATCAAAAATGTTCGCGCTGGGCTTATCAGCCTCATGGATGCCCGGGAACAGGCACAGGTGGTGCTCACCCCATCGGTGACTATCGCACTGAACCAGATCATTTACGGTCAGGCCTGGACAGAGAACTCCATCGCCTATGTCTCGCCTTATGAGCACAACAGCGTGCTGCGGCCGCTGCATGTACTGAGCCAAAAAATCGGTTTTCAGGTGCTGGAGCTGCCGCTGGCAGAAGATCTGTCCATCGACCTTGCTAAGACGGCGGCCATGTTTGAGAAGAATCCCCCCTCTTTCGTGGCGGTAACAGCGGTATCCAATGTAACGGGTTATATCCTGCCCCACCGGGAGATCTTCCGCCTGGCCCGCCGATACGGTGCTTTTAACCTGCTGGACGGCTCCCAGGCAGTGGGCCTGATTCGCTTGCCTTTTGCCCAAACGATGGCCGATGCCATCTGCTTTGCCGGACATAAAACGCTCTATGGGCCCTTCGGTATCGCAGGTTTCCTTATCAAAAATTCAGCGAAGCTACAGGTGACGCTGGCTGGTGGCACAGGAACCAAGTCCGAGGACCTTTCTATGCCCACATCCCTGCCTGGCAGTATGGAGGCCGGCAGCAAGGATACCGTGGCCATCGCTGGTTTGGAAGCGGCACTGAAGTGGCTGCCCTCCATCAAGCCACTGGAGCATGAGCGTGCCATGGCCGCCCACTTCATCGAAGAGGCGGGAAAGATCGACGGTGTAGAACTTTATTGTGCTCCCGGCGGACTTCAAAACCAGGCCGGTGTGGTATCCTTTGGCGTCAGAGGTTTCAAGGCCATTGAAGTGGCTGCCATCCTGGACAACAAATACGATATCGCCGTCCGTGCAGGACACCACTGTGCCGCCCTAATCCATCAGCACCTAGGCAGCAACAAGTATGCCGGTACGGTGCGCGTCAGTCCCGGGTACTTCAACACGATAGAGGATATCGACGTTCTGCTCACCGCACTGCGGAATCTTGACCGCTCTCAGCTGGAAAGTGTGGCCGATGACATCCTCCGTGGTGCCTGCTGA
- a CDS encoding aminotransferase-like domain-containing protein, with the protein MNVHMSEKIMRPDFQGEFTASILAAAASPDLISFAGGLPNPVSFPVEAMEKATAKVLAENGVQALQYSGTQGLPALRAWIAKRYETMGVYDVTADDIIITNGSQQALAMLGMCMIDPGDKVLVENPTYLVALQSFHMFDPKIIPVQINPDGIDCEKLSETVKANPDAKFIYVIPNFQNPTGLSYTKEVHDKVVEILKGTDILLIEDNPYRELRFAGEATDSFGKELGEQCCMLGTFSKIVAPGMRIGWICVRNKELKAKLLSYKSTADLHTNIFSQLVLAQYLQDNDVDAHIEKTKELYRAKANLMMDCMRKYLPEGVTFTPTEGGMFLWATLPDSITSVDLYRAALAKGVAICPGDPFYEIDRGVHTVRLNYSNSTDEIIEKGMKLLGEACAELLGK; encoded by the coding sequence ATGAATGTTCACATGTCTGAAAAAATCATGCGCCCCGACTTCCAGGGTGAGTTCACCGCCAGCATCCTGGCCGCCGCCGCCTCTCCCGATCTGATCTCCTTCGCCGGCGGCCTGCCCAACCCGGTGTCCTTCCCCGTGGAGGCCATGGAGAAGGCTACTGCCAAGGTCCTGGCCGAAAACGGCGTCCAGGCACTGCAGTACAGCGGCACCCAGGGCCTGCCCGCCCTGCGCGCATGGATCGCCAAGCGTTACGAGACCATGGGCGTCTACGATGTGACGGCCGACGATATCATCATCACCAACGGCTCACAGCAGGCCCTGGCCATGTTGGGCATGTGCATGATCGACCCCGGCGACAAGGTCCTGGTGGAAAATCCCACCTATCTGGTGGCCCTGCAGTCCTTCCACATGTTCGACCCCAAGATCATCCCCGTCCAGATCAACCCCGACGGCATCGACTGCGAGAAGCTCTCTGAGACCGTCAAGGCCAATCCCGACGCCAAGTTCATCTATGTCATCCCCAATTTCCAGAACCCCACCGGCCTGAGCTACACCAAGGAAGTCCACGACAAGGTGGTTGAGATCCTGAAGGGTACCGACATCCTGCTCATCGAGGACAATCCCTACCGCGAGCTGCGCTTCGCCGGCGAGGCCACCGACAGCTTCGGCAAGGAGCTGGGCGAGCAGTGCTGCATGCTGGGCACCTTCTCCAAGATCGTGGCCCCCGGTATGCGTATCGGCTGGATCTGCGTCCGCAACAAGGAGCTGAAGGCCAAGCTGCTGAGCTACAAGTCCACCGCCGACCTGCACACCAACATCTTCTCCCAGCTGGTGCTGGCCCAGTACCTCCAGGACAACGATGTGGACGCCCACATCGAAAAGACCAAGGAGCTCTACCGCGCCAAGGCCAACTTGATGATGGATTGTATGCGCAAGTATCTGCCTGAGGGCGTGACCTTCACCCCCACCGAGGGCGGTATGTTCCTGTGGGCCACCCTGCCCGACAGCATCACATCTGTTGACCTGTACCGCGCCGCTCTTGCCAAGGGCGTGGCCATCTGCCCCGGCGATCCCTTCTATGAGATAGACCGCGGCGTCCATACCGTGCGCCTGAACTACTCCAACAGCACCGACGAGATCATTGAGAAGGGTATGAAGCTGCTGGGCGAGGCCTGCGCCGAACTGCTGGGTAAGTAA